The genomic region TGCGGTCGCCGACGTTGATCGGTTCCTGGTCGGCCGAGCGTGGCCAGGTGTGCGACAGCTTGCCGGTGAACGGGCGCCTGCCGAACAGCACGTCGGCGACGCCCTCACCCTGCGAGCCCGGCAACCACGACGCCACCAGGGCATCGATCTTGCCGAGCTGCGCCGGCGGGATCACCTGCGGCCGGCCGGACACCACCAGCACGACGCACTTCGCGACAGCGCTGCAGACCTTGTCCACCACGGCTCGGTCCCCCGGCTGCAGGTCGAGACTCTTCGGCTCGCGCGGTACGCCGGCGTCCTCGGGGTCCCAGGCCCAGGCCGGACCGCCGACGTCACCGAAGCCTTCGGCGTACGGCGTCTCGCCGACCGCGACGACAGCGACGTCGCTGCCGGCCGTCGGGGCGGAACCGTCCCTGCTGTAGGTGATCTGAGCTCCGGGAGCGACCTGCTGGATGCCTTCCAGGATCGTGTTGCCGGGCAGCCGGTCGCGACCCGGCGCACCCTGCCAGCTGAGGGTCCAGCCGCCGGCCTGGTTGCCGATGTCGTCGGCGTTGCGGCCGGCGACGTACACCTTGGCGTTCTTCTTCAGCGGCAGCAGACCGCCCGAGTTCTTCAGCAGGACCTGGGACCTGGCGACGGCCTCCCGTGCGAGCGCGCGGTGCTCGGCCGATCCGACGTCGGCCAGGTGGGTCCGGTTCGTGTAGGGGCGCTCGAACAGGCCGAGCTGGAACTTCTTGGTCAGGATCCGCCGGACCGCGTCGTCGACGCGCGCCTGCGAGACGCGCCCGGCCCGGACCTCCTCGAGCAACGTCGTGATGAAGGCCGGTGACGAGTTCGGCTCCATGAACATGTCGATCCCCGCGTTGACCCCGGTGCGGACCTGGGTCGGCCAGTCCCCCGGCAACTGGTGGATGCCCTCCCAGTCGGAGATGACGAACCCGTCGAACCCGAGCCGGCCCTTGAGTACGCCGGTGATCAGCTCCCGGTTGGCGTGCATCTTGATCGGGTTGCCGATGCCGTCCTCGGTCCAGTCGACGCTGGAGAACGACGGCATCACGGTGCCGGTGTCGTACCGGCGTACGGCGGGCACGTACGGCGCCAGGTCGATCCGGGCGAAGTCGCGGCGGTTCGTCACCGTCACGCCCTGGTCGATCGTGTAGTCGCCGGCGGCCGAGCCGAACTCGGTGTCGCCGTCACCCGCGTAGTGCTTCGTACTGGCGAGCACCCGGTCGGCGTCCTTGAGGTCGCTGGTGTGCCGGCCCTGGAACCCCTCGATGCTGGAGGCGAACCGCGTGACCAGGCCGGGGTGCTCGGAGAAGCTCTCGTACGTGCGTCCCCACCGGGTGTCGCGGGCCACGCAGACGCAGGGCGCGAAGTTCCACTGCGGCCCGGTGGCGCGGGTCTCCTTGGCGACGACGTGCGCGATCCGCTCGACCAGCTGGGGATCCCTGGTCGAGCCGAGTCCGATGTTGTGCGGGAAGACCGTTGCCCCGAGCAAGTTCGCGTGCCCGTGCACGGCGTCGACGCCGTACAGGAGCGGGATCTGCAGGCGGGTCTGGAGGGCGTAGGACTGGAAGCGGTCCACCATGTCGGCCCAGGCCTGCGGGGTGTTCGGAGTCGGGACCGAGCCGCCGCCGGACAGCAGCGAACCGAGCCGCAAGCTGGTGATCTGCGAGGGATTGTCGGTGACGGCGGCGCGCTCCGCCTGCGCCATCTGACCGACCTTCTCCTCCAAGGTCATCCGGCGCAGCAGGTCCTCGACCCGGTACCGCACCGGCAATCCGGCCTTGAGATAGGCCTGGCCGGTGTTGCGGATCAGGGTCCGGCCCGCCTGGTCGGTCGCGTACGCCGCGGCGCCGGCGGTCGAGGCGCTGCCAGCGGACACGCTGCTGGCCGGGGCGCCGCCGGTTGCGGGCGGTACGCCGCTGGAGCTGACCGGGGCGACGGTCAGCACCAGGGTGACCGGCACGGCGGCGAGCAGCGCGCGGCGCGTCCAGCTGCGACGAGGTGGTTCGCTCAAACGCATGGTGTGCTCCTCGGGCGAGTAGGAGATAGAGCGCTCTCCGTCACACTCTGGTCATCTCCAGCCGACGTCAAGAACTTGGCCGCAGCGCTGCGCTCAACGGCACCGACCGACTGCGGGTCAGGTGGTGAAGGAGCCTGACCGGGTGCGAGTCGACGCCGTTGGGCTGCGACCCATCCGGATGCGCACCAGCGTCCCGTCCGCGACCGAGAAGTTGCAGAAGGTCCAGCCCTGGTAGTTGGCCGTCGTCGTGTCGTCGAAGCACTCGTGCGCGTCGTACCAGGAGCCGACGCTGCTCTGGTAGAGCTGGATGCTCGCGCGAGCGCTGTACCCGTCCGCCTGATCGTCGTGCACTGCGAGCCATTCTCCGTCGGTGCAGTACGCCGCCGCGCTGAGCCGAGAGTTCGGCAGTTCGCGGGAGGGATTGGCGTGCAGTTCGCCAGAGTGTTCGTGTGGGCAGGTGCAGCCTGCAGCAACGTAGCGCCCAGTACGCCGGCGGCAAGCACGGCGTTGGCACGGGTGGTCGAGACGGGCACGGGCGGCTCCCGGTGGAGACGGATCAGGTTGGACGAGATCCCAGGTCCGACCCGGTCAGCTCAGTTTGGGATGACGGTCGTCGCGCCCCACACAATCGATGCAGATGGCCGCCGCGCTGAGCCGCAAAATCAAGAGTTGCCTGGTGGCGCTGGCCTACTCAGTTCGCGGGCGGGTTCGAATACGAAGGCAAGGCCAGTAGCAAGTTGCACCAATACCGCCGACGCAAGCGCGGTGAGGCACGCGTTACAACGCGAGGGTCCGGTAGTTTCCGGCTGGAACGGGACAGGTCGGAAGCGAACAGGCCGATCCGATCAGCGGCCCGGCGGCGGCCTGGGACAGGAGGTTCACTCACACTCTGTACTCATGCGGGCAGTCTGTCAGTGCTGAGCGAGATTCGCGGAACCGCCAGTCGATCGGCCCAACAGTGACGTAGACAGCGCCAACGGTCGCGTCAGCATGTTCTGCCTTGAGCGGCCCAGGAAGGGCGAGCAACGAACCTGCTGACCGGGGGCTGTTCTAGCCTAGCTCAGGCGTCCGCATGCTGGCATGATAACCAGCGGTACTCAGGCACTCATGTACGGAGGACAATTGCCGAACCACAGGCCCCCCTTCAAAAGCCTCTACTTCGGAGAGGCTGCTGCCGAGGACGAAGCCCTGAAGAGACCGGACCTTTTCCTCAAGAGCTTTGTGGACGTGCGGGATGCCGTGAGACTAGTGAGAGAGGGAGACGCCTACCTTCTCATTGGTCCCAAGGGGGTCGGCAAGTCGAGCTACATCGAGTACCTTCGGCTCTCTCAAGGCGATCAGCACAGAGAGTTCGTGCATCGTGAGGATATCGGTGAGCTCCGCGGGGCGTTGCAGTCTGATACGGAGATCTCGAAGTCCGGTAGTGAACTCACCGAGATCGCCTGGTCAACATGGCTGTGGTGCCGATTGTTCGACTCGCTGATGAAGGACGAGAGTGCGTCCACCCAGGGCGATCCCGACATTGTGCAATTGCATCGAGACCTCCGCTCAACCGGCCTGGCCTCCGGTGATTTTCGTAGCGTGCTCAAGGAAGTTCGGCGAAAGCAACACAAGTTTACCGCACCTAAGGTTTACGAATACTCTACTGAGAGTAGTGGAGCACGCCAGGTTAACCTGATTCAACTGCGTGACCTTCTTGTCCAAATAGTATGCGACGCCCGCACCGACAATCTCCACCTAGTTGCTTTGGACGGTTTGGACAGCGCAGAAATCGGCACCGATGCCTATTGGCGGCAGCTCGCGGGACTACTGCGCTCATGCACCGCTGCGCATCGCCGGCTACGGGAAGCTGCATCGCCGGTCCGAATCTGCCTGCTCTGCCGCAGCGACGTTTTCCTGAAGATCCCTATCCCGGACTCCAACAAAATCCGTCAGGTCTGGGGCGTCGAGCTCGACTGGGCGTATGGTCTCGACACACCAGAGGACTCCTCGCTGTGGGATCTTCTCGAACGGAAAGCCTCGGCAACGCGGAAGACGAAGGTCGACTACCTGGTCGACAGCTACTTCCCTGCGTACATGGAGGTAGGACAGCGTAGAAATGCAAGGCAGATTGAAATGCACCGGTACCTTATGGAGCTGACCAGAGGAACCCCTCGCGACATGATCATGCTGATGAAGAACATCCAGCGAGACCTTTACGAACAACAGGAACTGGACATCGGCCGCGTACGAGCGGGTGTTAATGCGTACTGCAAGAACTATTTCACCGGCGAGATAGCCAACGAAGTGGTTGGGATGATTCCCGGCCAAACTGGGCAAACCACAGTTGGCTTGCTCTCCCGGCTGCCTCAGCGGCAATTCACGCGGGAGGACTACTCGACGCTTATCCGCTCCGCTTCCAGCGAGGCTGAAGCATCCATCGATGAGCAGTTACAGCAGCTATACTTAGCAGGCGCGATAGCAAACATCGGCCAGGAGGGCTATGTTCGCTTCTATCATCGCCGATCGTTGGCCGAACTTGATGTGCGGGGGCCATTCATACTCCATAACGCTCTGACTCTTGGACTGAACCTGCCCTGGTAGCAGCCGCTGTAAAACGTGCGGGTTGGCGAGGATGCATGCTTGCAATCGCCGACGAATGATGAGTCTGCACAATCCACACCCGAGGTGCGGCCCATATTCCACGTCGGTCAGGACCACTATTATGGTGCTTGCAAAGGCGCCTGGACCGGCGTACTACAATCTCGGCGACTGATGCAGGTTTGGCAGCGATTCAGACATCGTCTACCGGCCAGCGAGGCGTCCACGGTGAGCGGACGAGGGGAATGGCTTACGCGGGTCCCCGTCTGACCCGGTCACTCCAGTCCGGGTTGACTGATGTGCCGCCCCAATCCTCCGGGGCGACGTCGGCGAGAGTCTGCGAAAAAGTCCAGTGGTGGCCGGCGAGGTCTTCGGCGCTGTACTGGCGTTCGCCGTACGGGAAGTCGGTCGGCTCCATCGTGATGCGGGCGCCGTGGCGACGGGCCTGCTCGCAGTGCGCGTGGGCGTCCTCGACCCGGACCATCACCGAATGCGTGATCTCATCGGAGCGCGGCGGCCGCCTGTCGTGCCGAACGTCCGCAACGACCACGGCACCGTCCCCGAACCCCAACTGGGCCCGGTGGTCCTCGCCGACCCGGACCCGCTCGACGAAGCCGAAAGCCTTGCCCAGCCAGTCCACCGCCGCGCGCACCTCGGGATAGATCAGCACCGGAACGACCGTCGGCGCCGGCATCGAGCGGTTGGGCTGCATTGAAGCCTCCAGCTGTCGCGACCGGTCAGCCGCGCACCGTGCCGGAGGCGGCGGAGCCGACAGCGTACAGCGGTCGCCGATTCCAGCAGTACGGCGAACGCCAGGCCCGCACACCCAGGCCCGCACACCCAGGCCCGCGCAACCGGGCCCGCACGCGCTGCGGCCCCCGGGGGAAGTGGGAAGTTCCCGGGGGCCGTGGCGCGATCACTCAGGGGTCAGCTGCAGCCGGAGGTGCTGCCGCAGCCTTCGCAGACGTAGCAGGAACCGCTCGGGCGCATCTTGGTGCCGCAGGTGAAGCAGAGCGGGGCGTCGACCGAGGTGCCGGTGATCAGTTCGAACATCTCGGCGGTGGTGCGGACCTCGGAGGTGACCGGCTTGGCCGCCGCGGCCTCGACCGAGGCGTCCTTGAGCTCGGTCTTCTCGGCGACCGGCTCGACGGACTTCAGCGACTCGGCCTCCGACACCTCGACCGGGGCCGGCTCGTAGGAGCCGGTGTCGAGCTGGCGGGAGCGCTCGTCGGCGGAGTAGATGCCCAGCGCGGCCCGCTCGTCGAACGGCAGGTAGTCGAGCGCCAGCCGGCGGAAGATGTAGTCCATGATCGACTGCGCCATCCGCACGTCCGGGTCGTCGGTCAGACCGGCCGGCTCGAACTTCAGGTTGGTGAACTTCTGGACGTAGGTCTCCAGCGGCACACCGTGCTGCAGCGCGATCGAGATCGCGATCGAGAAGGCGTCCATCACGCCGGCCAGGGTCGAGCCCTGCTTGCCCATCTTGAGGAAGACCTCGCCCAGGCCGTCGTCGGGGTACGAGCCCGCGGTCATGTAACCCTCGGCGCCGCCGACGCTGAACGACGTGGTCCGCGACGGCCGCGACTTCGGCAGACGCTTGCGCGTCGGCCGGTACTCGATGACCTTCTCGACGACCGGCTCGGCGACGGCCTCGGTGGCCTTCTTCGCCTTCGCGTCCGCCAGCGGCTGACCGACCTTGCAGTTGTCGCGGTAGACCGCGAGCGCCTTCAGGCCGAGCTTCCAGCCCTGGAAGTAGACGTCGGCGATTTCCTCGACGGTCGCCGTCTCCGGCAGGTTGACGGTCTTGGAGATGGCGCCGGACAGGAACGGCTGCGCGGCCGCCATCATCCGGACGTGGCCCATCGGCTTGATCGCCCGCTCGCCCATCGCGGTGTCGAAGATCTCGTAGTGCTCGGGCTTGAGGCCCGGCGCGTCGACGACGTGGCCGTGCTCGGAGATGTACTCGACGATCGCCTCGATCGTCTCCTCGGTGTAGCCGTGCAGCCGCAGCGCGCGCGGCACCGTCTGGTTGACGATCTGCATCGAGCCGCCGCCGACCAGCTTCTTGAACTTGACCAGCGAGAAGTCCGGCTCGATGCCGGTGGTGTCGCAGTCCATCATGAAGCCGATGGTGCCGGTCGGCGCGAGCACCGAGGCCTGCGCGTTGCGCCAGCCGTTCTTCGCACCGAGCGTCAGCACGTCCTGCCACGCCGCGGTGGCGGCCTTCTGGACGTCCTTGTCGATCTCGTGAATGGTCCGGATCGCGTCGTTGGCCGCGGCGTGCTTGCGCATCACCCGGGTGTGCGCGTCCTTGTTCCGCTCGAAACCGTCGTACGGGCCGACGATGCCGGCCAGCTCGGCGGACCGCTTGTACGACGTACCGGTCATCAGCGAGGTGATAGCGCCCGCCAGTGCGCGACCACCGTCGGAGTCGTAGGCGTGCCCGGTCGCCATCAGCAGCGCGCCGAGGTTGGCGTAGCCGATGCCGAGCTGGCGGTAGGCGCGGGTGGTCTCGCCGATCGCCTCGGTCGGGAAGTCGGCGAAGCAGATCGAGATGTCCATCGCGGTGATGATCAGCTCGACGGCCTTGACGAACTTCTCCGAGTCGAACAGGTCGTCGTCGCGCAGGAACTTCATCAGGTTCAGCGACGCCAGGTTGCAGGACGAGTTGTCCAGGTGCATGTACTCCGAGCACGGGTTCGACGCGGTGATCCGGCCCGTCTCCGGGGTGGTGTGCCAGTCGTTGATCGTGTCGTCGTACTGCAGCCCCGGGTCGGCGCAGGCCCAGGCGGCGTGGCTGATCTTGTCGAACAGCTCGCGGGCGTCGACGGTCTCGATCACCGAGCCGTCGAGCCGGGCGCGCAGGCCGAACTCGCCCTTCTCCTCGACCGCGCGCATGAACTCGTCGGTGACCCGGACGGAGTTGTTCGCGTTCTGGTACTGCACCGAGGTGATGTCGCGGCCGCCGAGGTCCATGTCGTAGCCGGCGTCGCGCAGGACGCGGATCTTGTCCTCCTCGCGCATCTTGGTCTCGACGAACTCCTCGATGTCGGGGTGGTCGACGTCGAGCACGACCATCTTGGCCGCCCGCCGGGTGGCGCCGCCGGACTTGATCGTGCCCGCCGACGCGTCCGCTCCGCGCATGAAGCTGACCGGGCCGGACGCGGTGCCGCCGGAGGACTGCAGCAGCTCCTTGGACGAGCGGATCCGGGACAGGTTCAGGCCGGCGCCGGAGCCGCCCTTGAAGATCAGGCCCTCTT from Kribbella flavida DSM 17836 harbors:
- a CDS encoding glycoside hydrolase family 3 protein; translated protein: MRLSEPPRRSWTRRALLAAVPVTLVLTVAPVSSSGVPPATGGAPASSVSAGSASTAGAAAYATDQAGRTLIRNTGQAYLKAGLPVRYRVEDLLRRMTLEEKVGQMAQAERAAVTDNPSQITSLRLGSLLSGGGSVPTPNTPQAWADMVDRFQSYALQTRLQIPLLYGVDAVHGHANLLGATVFPHNIGLGSTRDPQLVERIAHVVAKETRATGPQWNFAPCVCVARDTRWGRTYESFSEHPGLVTRFASSIEGFQGRHTSDLKDADRVLASTKHYAGDGDTEFGSAAGDYTIDQGVTVTNRRDFARIDLAPYVPAVRRYDTGTVMPSFSSVDWTEDGIGNPIKMHANRELITGVLKGRLGFDGFVISDWEGIHQLPGDWPTQVRTGVNAGIDMFMEPNSSPAFITTLLEEVRAGRVSQARVDDAVRRILTKKFQLGLFERPYTNRTHLADVGSAEHRALAREAVARSQVLLKNSGGLLPLKKNAKVYVAGRNADDIGNQAGGWTLSWQGAPGRDRLPGNTILEGIQQVAPGAQITYSRDGSAPTAGSDVAVVAVGETPYAEGFGDVGGPAWAWDPEDAGVPREPKSLDLQPGDRAVVDKVCSAVAKCVVLVVSGRPQVIPPAQLGKIDALVASWLPGSQGEGVADVLFGRRPFTGKLSHTWPRSADQEPINVGDRNYNPLYPFGWGLRTHTHR
- a CDS encoding P-loop ATPase, Sll1717 family, producing the protein MPNHRPPFKSLYFGEAAAEDEALKRPDLFLKSFVDVRDAVRLVREGDAYLLIGPKGVGKSSYIEYLRLSQGDQHREFVHREDIGELRGALQSDTEISKSGSELTEIAWSTWLWCRLFDSLMKDESASTQGDPDIVQLHRDLRSTGLASGDFRSVLKEVRRKQHKFTAPKVYEYSTESSGARQVNLIQLRDLLVQIVCDARTDNLHLVALDGLDSAEIGTDAYWRQLAGLLRSCTAAHRRLREAASPVRICLLCRSDVFLKIPIPDSNKIRQVWGVELDWAYGLDTPEDSSLWDLLERKASATRKTKVDYLVDSYFPAYMEVGQRRNARQIEMHRYLMELTRGTPRDMIMLMKNIQRDLYEQQELDIGRVRAGVNAYCKNYFTGEIANEVVGMIPGQTGQTTVGLLSRLPQRQFTREDYSTLIRSASSEAEASIDEQLQQLYLAGAIANIGQEGYVRFYHRRSLAELDVRGPFILHNALTLGLNLPW
- a CDS encoding VOC family protein, producing MQPNRSMPAPTVVPVLIYPEVRAAVDWLGKAFGFVERVRVGEDHRAQLGFGDGAVVVADVRHDRRPPRSDEITHSVMVRVEDAHAHCEQARRHGARITMEPTDFPYGERQYSAEDLAGHHWTFSQTLADVAPEDWGGTSVNPDWSDRVRRGPA
- a CDS encoding vitamin B12-dependent ribonucleotide reductase; this translates as MTETVTGHSGPTKRSAAGFRGRKNVPAGLTIERIFTTEGVHPYDEVTWERRDVVQQNWKTGETVFEQRGVEFPDYWSVNASTIVTTKYFRGAVGHDNREWSLKQLLDRVVKTYRKAGEQHGYFATAADAEVFEHELTWMLLHQYFSFNSPVWFNVGTSSPQQVSACFILAVDDSMDSILNWYKEEGLIFKGGSGAGLNLSRIRSSKELLQSSGGTASGPVSFMRGADASAGTIKSGGATRRAAKMVVLDVDHPDIEEFVETKMREEDKIRVLRDAGYDMDLGGRDITSVQYQNANNSVRVTDEFMRAVEEKGEFGLRARLDGSVIETVDARELFDKISHAAWACADPGLQYDDTINDWHTTPETGRITASNPCSEYMHLDNSSCNLASLNLMKFLRDDDLFDSEKFVKAVELIITAMDISICFADFPTEAIGETTRAYRQLGIGYANLGALLMATGHAYDSDGGRALAGAITSLMTGTSYKRSAELAGIVGPYDGFERNKDAHTRVMRKHAAANDAIRTIHEIDKDVQKAATAAWQDVLTLGAKNGWRNAQASVLAPTGTIGFMMDCDTTGIEPDFSLVKFKKLVGGGSMQIVNQTVPRALRLHGYTEETIEAIVEYISEHGHVVDAPGLKPEHYEIFDTAMGERAIKPMGHVRMMAAAQPFLSGAISKTVNLPETATVEEIADVYFQGWKLGLKALAVYRDNCKVGQPLADAKAKKATEAVAEPVVEKVIEYRPTRKRLPKSRPSRTTSFSVGGAEGYMTAGSYPDDGLGEVFLKMGKQGSTLAGVMDAFSIAISIALQHGVPLETYVQKFTNLKFEPAGLTDDPDVRMAQSIMDYIFRRLALDYLPFDERAALGIYSADERSRQLDTGSYEPAPVEVSEAESLKSVEPVAEKTELKDASVEAAAAKPVTSEVRTTAEMFELITGTSVDAPLCFTCGTKMRPSGSCYVCEGCGSTSGCS